The genomic region CGGATGTAACACCGTAAAGTCCGAACCTACGGTATTGTGCTGCTTGTCGATAAACTCTATGGTAAACTTGATATTTCCGTCCGGTAAAAAATCATAACGTCGCTTAAAAATAAAGGCGTCCGTTTCTTTATCTTTAAAGTCCATTTTTTTCTCAGCAAGGATGCGGTCGTAGTTGAGGACTTCAACAATAAAAATACCGTGCGCTTGTAAAGCTTGATACACAGCGCTGAAAAAACGGCGAAGTGCCGTTTCATCAGGTAGATGCGGGAGCGTATTGCCAAAACACAGTACGCCGTTACATATACCGAATTGCAGAATATCGGAGATGTTCGCTTGATGAAATGCCAATTCTCCGGATGTGCGAATACCCGAAGCTTTCTCCTTTGCGATTCCAATCATCTTTGCATTTAAGTCGAGCCCGTATATATCGTATCCACGTTGATGTAAACACACCGCAAGGTCGCCGGTTGCACAACCTGCATCACACAATCTGCCCGGCAACGGACAAAGGTGTCGGATAAAATCAAGCTTTTCCGCCTCAAGCGGGAAAACTTCGCTGTAATGTTCTGCAATCAAATCGTATACGTTCATTCACTCTTCTCCATCGGAATAATTATGGTATACTATATTAATATAATATGCTATGGGAGAATGGTATGATCAAAATAGCGAAATGCATATTTTTTTATGCAGCTTTTTTACTGTGCGCTGTACTTGTTTTTGCGGCTGATAACAGTAAAAAAACAGATAGACCGGCTATTAGAGTGTATGATTCAAAAGATAAGCTGGTGTGTGAACTCACGGAGAGCG from Treponema vincentii harbors:
- a CDS encoding class I SAM-dependent methyltransferase — encoded protein: MNVYDLIAEHYSEVFPLEAEKLDFIRHLCPLPGRLCDAGCATGDLAVCLHQRGYDIYGLDLNAKMIGIAKEKASGIRTSGELAFHQANISDILQFGICNGVLCFGNTLPHLPDETALRRFFSAVYQALQAHGIFIVEVLNYDRILAEKKMDFKDKETDAFIFKRRYDFLPDGNIKFTIEFIDKQHNTVGSDFTVLHPLQRKTLLTLFEQAGFQSVASYSDYNFTESDAEDYAVVYTAKK